A region from the bacterium genome encodes:
- a CDS encoding transglycosylase SLT domain-containing protein, with amino-acid sequence MGAVFPVKGATDKLGFALDSARASAFWSLLNESERDRAYRVLDSDSLPQSAHWQGLANLLRAFSTYADSSFAEVPSILDRGVPSELADHANWLRAKALLELGQPHLAGIYIRNLLNSQIKFYQEFAIQTLVSDSTFQESIDSLQTIDNIALRIGASEELRQQIQVQIASLWSRSGKHGEAWQTLWSAYLLSPGSDLGKQARTSLDNYEKRYGFTAPERHWEDVWNEIECLERSGLKAEALDKLAGIRQRGRFSFQDELLIARQVRISVALRRHSDALRLADQHLKQFPSSKYRDEMLFSMVRSAYLTDQDDLAIQTAEELARTGTDRKHIGESWRLIGLLHIDRDRPNEATEAFDKWFASTSGGEGSDDALWNRGWARMLAGRFEAAARDFEQLTRDYPRSGYSVIGLYWSAQAYQNSGHVDRSDSLCAELHRRYPFSYYAQLGCHTERRPEPLKRDFRPLSLDELVTTGGKHTRAFAMLAALGLWEMALREWPNVEAECGKRADVAWWRPLSYWKNNERFQAWRWTIKEFRDEAASAGERPADFFNLWYPVDYEPLILDFCNRYHVEPYLALGVICQESHFDDQIVSPAGAVGLMQLMPATAREQAKRLGQDLRESDLLDGPRNLEIGIAHLADLLDDLNGDTILTLCAYNAGINAAKRWKSEFGDLPPDMFVERIPYRETRLYVKHILQHIAAYKRLYPHLQSPLQAIEP; translated from the coding sequence TTGGGAGCAGTTTTTCCCGTCAAAGGCGCGACGGACAAGCTCGGCTTTGCCTTGGATTCCGCACGAGCTTCCGCTTTCTGGTCGTTACTCAACGAATCTGAGAGGGACCGAGCTTATCGCGTGCTGGACAGCGATTCCTTGCCGCAATCTGCCCACTGGCAAGGATTGGCAAACTTGCTTCGTGCTTTCTCAACTTATGCGGATTCGTCTTTTGCAGAGGTACCATCGATACTTGATAGAGGGGTACCTTCTGAACTCGCCGATCACGCAAACTGGCTTCGAGCAAAGGCACTGCTTGAACTCGGCCAACCGCACTTGGCCGGTATCTATATACGCAACCTTCTTAATTCACAAATAAAGTTTTATCAAGAGTTTGCAATACAGACGTTGGTTTCTGATTCAACGTTTCAGGAGTCCATCGATTCACTTCAAACTATTGATAATATAGCACTAAGAATTGGTGCTTCGGAAGAACTCCGACAGCAAATACAAGTTCAAATTGCATCCTTGTGGTCAAGGTCGGGCAAACATGGTGAGGCTTGGCAGACGCTTTGGTCTGCGTATCTACTTTCACCTGGTTCCGATCTTGGAAAGCAGGCCAGAACCAGTCTGGATAACTATGAAAAACGATATGGCTTCACAGCTCCCGAGCGTCACTGGGAGGATGTATGGAACGAAATCGAGTGCCTGGAAAGAAGTGGCCTCAAGGCAGAAGCACTGGACAAGTTAGCCGGGATTCGGCAGCGCGGCCGATTCTCGTTCCAAGACGAACTCCTTATCGCACGCCAAGTCCGGATTTCAGTCGCGCTGCGACGACATTCTGATGCACTGCGGTTGGCAGATCAGCATCTTAAGCAGTTTCCTTCTTCCAAATACCGTGACGAAATGCTGTTCTCAATGGTGCGCTCAGCATACCTTACGGATCAAGATGATCTGGCAATTCAGACGGCGGAAGAGCTTGCTCGAACTGGCACTGATCGGAAACACATTGGAGAAAGCTGGCGACTGATCGGGTTGCTGCATATAGATCGTGATCGTCCAAATGAAGCCACAGAGGCCTTTGACAAGTGGTTTGCTTCGACTTCAGGTGGAGAAGGATCAGATGATGCGCTTTGGAACAGAGGCTGGGCGCGCATGCTCGCTGGCCGTTTTGAAGCGGCGGCAAGAGATTTCGAGCAACTCACGCGCGACTACCCACGCTCAGGCTATTCCGTAATCGGACTTTATTGGTCAGCACAGGCATATCAGAATTCCGGTCACGTCGATCGAAGTGACAGTCTTTGCGCAGAACTCCATCGTCGCTATCCCTTTTCATACTATGCACAGCTCGGCTGTCATACTGAGCGACGGCCTGAACCATTGAAGAGAGATTTTCGTCCTTTGAGTCTGGACGAACTTGTGACCACCGGTGGTAAGCATACGAGAGCATTTGCGATGCTGGCCGCGCTTGGCCTGTGGGAAATGGCGTTGCGGGAATGGCCGAACGTTGAAGCAGAGTGCGGCAAGAGGGCAGATGTTGCTTGGTGGCGGCCGTTGTCCTACTGGAAGAACAATGAGCGGTTTCAAGCATGGAGGTGGACGATCAAGGAGTTTCGTGACGAGGCAGCCTCAGCCGGAGAACGACCTGCAGACTTCTTCAATCTTTGGTATCCCGTTGACTATGAACCTCTGATCTTGGATTTTTGCAATAGATATCACGTTGAACCATATCTTGCGCTTGGCGTTATCTGCCAGGAAAGCCATTTTGACGACCAGATTGTCAGTCCGGCTGGTGCAGTAGGCTTGATGCAGCTTATGCCGGCAACAGCAAGAGAACAGGCCAAACGGCTTGGACAAGACTTGAGGGAAAGTGATCTACTTGACGGTCCAAGAAATCTTGAGATCGGGATTGCCCATCTTGCTGACTTATTGGACGACCTTAATGGCGATACTATTCTTACGCTATGCGCTTACAATGCAGGTATCAATGCGGCGAAACGATGGAAGTCAGAGTTCGGCGATCTTCCACCGGACATGTTTGTCGAGCGAATTCCGTATCGTGAAACGCGGCTTTACGTAAAGCACATTTTACAGCATATTGCAGCCTACAAAAGGTTGTATCCGCACCTTCAATCGCCTCTCCAGGCAATCGAACCCTGA
- the selD gene encoding selenide, water dikinase SelD, translating to MLDLMLDGLPTRKDDNLLVGFDYRDDATAYRLPSGEVLVQTLDFFTPVVDDPYDYGAIAAANALSDVYAMNGRPLFALNICAFPKKLPAEIWREVLRGGAEKALEAGIIIAGGHTIDDIEPKYGLVVSGIVDPNRIWNNKGARAGDMLVLTKPLGTGIVTTALKNEELTAEDAAEAVKWMKLLNRDIAYTLSNLEIKSATDVTGNGFLGHAAEMARGSKVKMRIDAASIPVIDAAWPNARQSKVPGGTKMNRLYLGDYVTFKNVSQDLQWLLFDAQTSGGLLLAIPASVIDEATSMLKAKELFYAVVGEVEAGSGIEVIG from the coding sequence GTGCTGGATCTAATGCTTGACGGTCTTCCCACGCGCAAGGATGATAACCTGCTTGTGGGATTTGACTATCGTGATGATGCGACTGCTTATCGTCTTCCTTCGGGTGAAGTTCTTGTGCAGACTCTGGACTTCTTCACGCCGGTGGTGGACGACCCATATGACTATGGTGCGATTGCAGCCGCGAATGCCTTGTCCGACGTCTACGCGATGAACGGCAGACCCCTCTTTGCTCTTAACATCTGTGCTTTTCCCAAGAAGTTGCCGGCGGAAATCTGGCGGGAAGTTCTTCGAGGTGGAGCAGAGAAAGCACTTGAGGCAGGCATCATAATTGCCGGCGGTCATACGATTGATGACATCGAACCGAAATACGGATTGGTTGTCAGCGGAATTGTTGATCCTAATCGCATCTGGAACAACAAAGGGGCAAGAGCCGGCGACATGCTAGTCTTGACCAAGCCCCTTGGTACCGGTATTGTTACTACTGCGCTCAAGAACGAAGAATTGACCGCAGAAGACGCAGCGGAAGCCGTGAAATGGATGAAACTCTTGAATCGCGACATTGCATATACATTGTCGAATCTTGAAATCAAGTCCGCGACTGACGTCACGGGGAATGGTTTTCTTGGTCATGCTGCCGAAATGGCTCGAGGTTCCAAAGTGAAGATGAGAATAGATGCGGCATCGATTCCAGTAATTGACGCTGCGTGGCCAAACGCAAGACAGTCAAAAGTACCTGGCGGCACTAAAATGAATCGGCTATACCTCGGGGATTATGTTACGTTCAAGAACGTGTCCCAGGATTTGCAGTGGTTGCTCTTCGACGCTCAAACCTCGGGTGGACTGTTGCTTGCAATTCCGGCTTCAGTCATTGACGAAGCGACCTCGATGCTTAAGGCAAAAGAACTTTTTTACGCTGTTGTTGGAGAGGTAGAGGCTGGAAGCGGCATAGAGGTAATCGGTTGA
- a CDS encoding aspartate-semialdehyde dehydrogenase codes for MNLALIGATGMVGQTTLKILEEWNIPIFKLSLFASSGSTGRQVRVGDKEYPVQAISDDLEAEFAIMALSSELSRELAPKLIARGIRVIDHSSAHRMEENVPLVIPEINSDAIQSNCRLVANPNCSASVVLMSLAPLTRSYNLRKVIISTYQSVSGAGSAACDELRAQMQGSPDSRSVFPHRISGNLFPEIGGFEPTNYTGEESKISNEIRKILRLPDLHVSATAVRVPVEIGHCAAVSVELDRHTNLEEANSAFENFNGLKSDGAYYSTPAQIAGEQDVRVGRIRVDPQDGKWLHFWVAGDNTRKGAASNAIQILQYWADL; via the coding sequence GTGAATCTCGCACTTATCGGCGCAACCGGAATGGTCGGACAGACGACTCTGAAAATTCTTGAAGAGTGGAATATACCGATTTTCAAGCTGTCCTTGTTTGCGTCATCTGGATCAACCGGCAGGCAGGTGCGCGTCGGCGATAAAGAATATCCAGTCCAAGCGATCTCTGATGACTTGGAGGCAGAGTTTGCCATCATGGCTTTATCATCGGAACTTTCGAGGGAACTAGCGCCCAAATTGATAGCCCGGGGAATCAGGGTAATAGATCACTCCAGCGCTCACAGAATGGAAGAGAACGTACCACTGGTGATTCCGGAAATCAACTCTGATGCGATTCAATCGAATTGCAGGCTTGTGGCGAATCCAAATTGCTCGGCATCAGTGGTCCTTATGTCTCTTGCGCCCTTGACAAGAAGCTACAATCTTAGGAAAGTGATAATTTCGACTTACCAAAGCGTTAGTGGTGCCGGGAGTGCGGCGTGCGATGAACTCAGGGCGCAAATGCAAGGCAGTCCGGATTCAAGGTCAGTCTTTCCGCACAGAATTTCCGGCAACCTTTTCCCGGAGATCGGTGGTTTTGAGCCAACGAATTACACTGGCGAAGAGTCAAAAATAAGTAACGAGATCCGCAAGATTCTCCGCTTGCCGGACCTGCACGTTTCCGCCACTGCGGTAAGAGTGCCCGTAGAAATCGGCCATTGTGCTGCAGTTAGTGTCGAACTAGACAGACATACTAATCTTGAGGAGGCAAATTCTGCATTCGAGAATTTCAATGGATTGAAGTCCGACGGAGCATACTATTCAACACCGGCTCAGATTGCAGGAGAACAGGATGTCCGGGTTGGTCGCATCAGAGTCGATCCCCAGGATGGCAAATGGTTGCATTTCTGGGTCGCCGGTGATAACACGAGGAAAGGTGCTGCCTCAAATGCAATTCAAATTCTTCAATACTGGGCTGATCTGTAG
- a CDS encoding exo-alpha-sialidase, with product MVLTAGDALAQLDWSQDAVVFGTNAAEFSPQIVPIPNGQFRAFCLTDSQRIRTRLSSLRGEAWQAFADLHSDENLTQFWVAADSQYTFIFSSDGHLRRISHSESNWEDNWGIAVLPSQTTILKARLFVDSDFDQDESYLHGLVLYRNSQNATLLDYFLSEDQAFSLSHLGTIDSAFAIQDSNASVSGAYTWTGDAERLWAAMSFDRPGSTGPQVALYYSDDIGQSWSSRITPDTSSYSQVAPDISGFEETLVLTYQRRNSSSIANDIYSTYSPDNGVSWSQPLQLTNHAFDDVKPSVVISDEIIGLFYGRLQVQLQTGQIYTRTASLDEPWNWQPETEVCGNDDFIVDDGFHATRDQEGFAAVWTGRIVGEDGDVFFDASWRGLSVIGEQPESPSEVQLSPSSMHGMIEYRLPNTMPVKLQMYDILGRLVAEAALSGPRGVWAVPEQIASGTYLLSAGDSSPILIQIAH from the coding sequence TTGGTATTGACCGCTGGTGACGCGCTTGCACAGCTTGACTGGAGCCAGGATGCCGTTGTCTTTGGAACGAATGCGGCAGAGTTTTCGCCGCAGATTGTCCCTATCCCAAATGGCCAATTCCGTGCATTCTGTCTAACGGACAGTCAGCGAATTCGCACTCGCCTGTCAAGTTTGCGCGGCGAGGCCTGGCAGGCTTTCGCCGATCTTCATAGTGATGAAAACCTGACTCAGTTTTGGGTTGCGGCTGATTCTCAGTATACATTTATATTTAGCTCAGACGGACACTTGCGTCGGATTAGTCATTCGGAAAGCAACTGGGAAGACAATTGGGGAATTGCCGTACTCCCGAGTCAGACAACTATTCTGAAAGCGCGGCTGTTTGTAGATTCCGATTTTGATCAGGATGAGAGCTATCTTCATGGACTTGTCCTATATCGAAACTCGCAGAATGCCACTTTGCTTGATTATTTTCTATCGGAAGATCAGGCATTCTCATTGTCTCATTTGGGGACAATAGACTCGGCCTTCGCTATTCAAGATTCGAATGCGTCTGTGTCAGGGGCTTACACATGGACGGGTGACGCAGAACGACTGTGGGCGGCGATGTCATTTGACAGACCCGGTTCGACTGGTCCCCAGGTGGCGCTTTATTATTCAGATGACATTGGTCAATCGTGGTCGAGTCGTATAACGCCCGATACAAGTTCCTATTCCCAGGTAGCGCCGGACATCTCCGGTTTTGAAGAAACGCTTGTTCTGACCTATCAAAGAAGAAACAGTTCCTCCATTGCAAACGACATCTATTCCACATATTCTCCCGACAACGGTGTTTCGTGGTCGCAACCGCTACAGTTAACAAATCACGCCTTCGATGATGTGAAGCCGTCGGTTGTTATTTCTGATGAGATCATTGGATTGTTTTACGGGCGATTACAGGTTCAATTGCAAACTGGTCAGATATACACGCGGACGGCATCGCTTGATGAACCGTGGAACTGGCAGCCCGAAACTGAAGTGTGCGGGAATGATGACTTTATTGTAGATGACGGCTTTCATGCAACACGTGATCAAGAAGGCTTTGCAGCTGTTTGGACAGGTCGAATCGTCGGTGAAGACGGAGATGTCTTTTTCGACGCATCTTGGCGAGGTCTATCCGTAATAGGAGAGCAGCCCGAGAGCCCCTCAGAAGTTCAGCTTTCGCCAAGTTCAATGCACGGAATGATTGAATATAGATTGCCTAACACGATGCCTGTGAAACTTCAGATGTATGATATACTTGGACGACTCGTCGCCGAGGCTGCTCTCAGCGGGCCACGCGGCGTATGGGCGGTGCCTGAACAAATTGCAAGCGGGACATATCTCTTGAGCGCAGGCGACTCTTCGCCAATTCTGATCCAAATTGCCCACTAA
- a CDS encoding BatA domain-containing protein, producing MTFLNSALLAALSLGLIPILIHLLNRQRFKQVEFPTLRFLQEMQRQKMRRVKVRQWILLALRTLAVVALVLAMARPVLKSEAGIIGGGEARASVILVLDRTASMSTESEGGTRFRELQVRAQEIVKSLGSNDEIQLVWADATPTVYPDSPTQHRALIGEAIEAATTSEAGGSLIDAVGMARSLLGKSQNLLKEVYVLSDFSASAWPDELPQVPILPDDVRLYVLPVGSAQGANIGVTSSEIISRLIVPGRSVELGFELTNSSDSDVKDRIVSVYLDGKRVAQTRISLGAGETREERIRFVPESVGELSGYVRLEDTDTFAGDDIRRFVLRVPGRLNVAVAGSDGPSRRLTALALDPTSRGESFIHVLELSALQLEAEDWNVFDALFIVDAPQFSGAFAERARAYLHSGRGIFIAGGPNFDARSHSAWMQSIGLPAASGVEQLGESGIKWSKVDLDHPLFEGVFQDKPVDVSPEFKQRFELTRGTSGAASIIESSDGKAFLVEATQGRGRALFLNSSPDPDWSTLYRTGIFSPLMTGSAAYLAGTGGAGMDYTLTVGKPAEIILRNSDQLQYDLVKDALSTRLTAVPVTGGQLVKFPALESTGEYLLKQEGRTVKAIVVNIPEEESEVQAVANEEMFALLGGQISELSRLQSIESTIREGRYGRELWKLFLYLALGLLVTEMLIARTPKKDSLAPELA from the coding sequence ATGACTTTTCTTAATTCAGCACTTCTTGCCGCACTTTCCCTTGGATTGATTCCGATTCTGATCCATTTGTTGAATCGGCAGCGATTCAAGCAGGTGGAATTCCCCACACTCAGATTTCTGCAGGAAATGCAGCGGCAGAAAATGCGACGGGTAAAGGTTCGACAGTGGATTTTACTTGCACTGCGCACACTTGCCGTAGTTGCACTTGTGCTTGCGATGGCCAGGCCGGTTCTGAAATCCGAAGCGGGAATAATCGGCGGCGGTGAGGCACGCGCCAGCGTCATCTTGGTCCTTGACCGCACGGCTTCCATGAGTACGGAATCCGAGGGCGGGACAAGGTTCCGTGAGCTTCAGGTACGAGCTCAAGAAATCGTGAAGTCACTTGGCTCAAACGACGAAATTCAACTTGTTTGGGCTGATGCTACACCAACGGTCTACCCTGATTCTCCAACTCAGCATCGTGCTTTGATCGGTGAAGCGATTGAAGCTGCAACCACCTCAGAAGCTGGCGGCTCACTGATTGATGCTGTCGGCATGGCAAGATCGCTGCTTGGCAAGTCTCAGAATCTGCTCAAAGAAGTGTATGTACTTTCCGATTTCAGCGCGAGCGCCTGGCCGGATGAGTTGCCTCAGGTACCAATTTTACCGGATGATGTCAGACTGTACGTGCTGCCAGTCGGTTCGGCACAGGGTGCAAATATCGGGGTTACTTCATCAGAAATCATATCCCGCCTTATTGTTCCGGGAAGGTCAGTTGAACTCGGGTTTGAATTGACAAACAGCAGTGACAGCGACGTAAAGGATCGAATTGTAAGCGTGTATCTTGATGGCAAGAGGGTCGCTCAGACCAGAATTTCGCTTGGGGCCGGCGAGACGAGAGAAGAACGAATCAGATTTGTTCCTGAAAGTGTCGGCGAATTGTCGGGATACGTAAGGCTGGAAGATACGGATACTTTTGCCGGAGATGACATTCGGCGTTTCGTATTGCGTGTACCGGGGCGCCTGAATGTGGCTGTAGCCGGTTCTGACGGTCCGAGTCGAAGGTTGACGGCGTTGGCTTTGGATCCCACAAGTCGAGGGGAATCGTTTATACACGTTTTAGAGCTTTCAGCTCTTCAATTGGAAGCCGAAGACTGGAATGTTTTTGACGCACTTTTTATTGTCGACGCGCCACAATTTTCGGGCGCGTTCGCGGAACGTGCGCGTGCATATCTTCACTCCGGAAGGGGAATATTCATTGCGGGCGGACCAAATTTTGACGCTCGATCACATTCGGCGTGGATGCAGAGCATTGGCTTGCCTGCTGCAAGCGGAGTTGAGCAGCTCGGAGAATCCGGAATAAAGTGGTCAAAGGTGGATCTTGATCATCCACTCTTTGAAGGGGTGTTTCAAGATAAGCCGGTCGATGTATCCCCTGAGTTCAAGCAAAGGTTTGAACTGACCCGTGGCACATCCGGAGCTGCAAGCATAATCGAGAGCTCCGATGGTAAGGCCTTTCTCGTCGAAGCAACCCAAGGCCGCGGCCGCGCGCTCTTCCTTAACAGCTCGCCAGACCCTGACTGGTCTACCCTTTATCGGACAGGAATCTTTTCGCCATTAATGACAGGCAGCGCAGCATACTTAGCTGGCACCGGCGGTGCGGGCATGGATTACACGCTAACTGTTGGAAAGCCGGCTGAAATCATTCTTAGAAATTCAGATCAACTCCAATACGATTTGGTCAAGGATGCATTGAGTACTCGTTTGACTGCTGTTCCTGTTACAGGCGGTCAATTAGTCAAGTTCCCTGCCTTGGAAAGCACCGGAGAATATCTCTTGAAGCAGGAAGGCCGGACGGTAAAGGCAATCGTTGTCAATATACCTGAAGAGGAATCAGAAGTTCAGGCCGTAGCAAATGAGGAAATGTTTGCATTGCTTGGCGGACAAATCTCGGAGTTGTCAAGACTTCAAAGTATTGAAAGCACGATTCGGGAAGGCCGATATGGAAGGGAACTCTGGAAGCTGTTTCTTTATCTTGCTCTGGGATTGTTAGTTACAGAGATGCTCATTGCGCGTACACCAAAGAAAGACAGCTTGGCACCCGAACTCGCCTGA
- a CDS encoding SIS domain-containing protein, translated as MNRQEFKSKGSDQLIVGAVEKLHRAVQDAATMHSQLSMHCFADLTAIAEASATSLRNGGRLFFCGNGGSAAECQHLATEFVVRLSSHRERQALAAIALTTDTSLLTACSNDYGFDNVFARQLEALARAGDVVFLLSTSGRSQNLIGAAQVCAGIGAKVVGFLGSASTPLDKYLDFALRIPSTSGQRVQEAHLLCGHMMVELIEDLLLYDGDETTRPAR; from the coding sequence ATGAACCGGCAAGAATTTAAGTCCAAAGGAAGCGATCAGCTAATAGTCGGAGCTGTTGAGAAACTGCATCGCGCGGTGCAAGATGCCGCAACGATGCACAGTCAGCTTTCGATGCATTGTTTTGCTGATCTTACCGCGATTGCGGAAGCTTCAGCGACGAGTCTTCGGAATGGCGGCAGACTATTTTTCTGCGGCAATGGAGGTTCCGCCGCGGAGTGTCAGCATCTGGCTACAGAATTCGTAGTAAGACTTTCGTCTCACCGAGAACGGCAAGCCCTCGCGGCAATCGCATTGACCACAGATACTTCATTGCTTACCGCTTGTTCCAATGACTATGGGTTTGACAACGTTTTCGCCAGACAGCTGGAGGCTCTCGCGAGAGCCGGAGACGTTGTGTTCCTACTCTCGACATCCGGCCGCTCCCAAAACTTGATCGGAGCTGCGCAAGTTTGTGCAGGCATAGGTGCTAAAGTTGTCGGATTTCTGGGAAGCGCTTCCACACCGCTCGACAAATATCTTGATTTCGCCCTAAGAATCCCCTCTACTTCAGGCCAGCGAGTTCAGGAAGCACATCTACTTTGCGGACACATGATGGTTGAGTTGATTGAAGATCTCCTGCTTTACGACGGTGACGAAACTACGCGGCCGGCAAGATGA
- the alaS gene encoding alanine--tRNA ligase, whose protein sequence is MTAAEIRQQFLEFFRERNHLIVPSAPVVPQDDSTLLFTNAGMNQFKPYFLGQAKPESPRIADTQKCIRVSGKHNDLEEVGVSPYHHTFFEMLGNWSFGDYFKRESIKWGWELMTEVFNLPKDKLYATVYETDDEAEEIWKSETDIVPSHVLRFGKKDNWWSMGDTGPCGPCTEIHIDRGPDFDDDPAAFVNTGSRRYIELWNHVFIQFDSQPDGKLVQLPAKHVDTGAGLERLATVLGGYKSNYDTDLFQPIIKAIVDRSGKPYSNDESGIPHRVIADHLRCLTFAIGDGAMPGNEGRGYVLRRILRRGARFGRKLELHEPFLFTLVPVLVDTMGKIFPEIKDRHAHIARVIEAEESHFGKTLDRGLEQFDSVVSGLLKSGQKEIPGEEVFKLYDTFGFPLDLTQLLARENGLIVDESGFQQSMEQQRARARSAGAFRAGKEEFVVDGELPETSFRGYSTLSAATKLLPLSLDEETGRLIFTPLESPFYVESGGQVADTGTVEIHCGDEITIAEITNVVRRDKAILHSAVLSGVSPDLREAVHNKTWLTGYLTVSRERRLPTEYNHTSTHLLHAALRSTFGDHVHQAGSYVGPDYLRFDYTHFNKPTHEELFNIERQVNDWIRGNFAVTPQVLPLKKAQSLGAMALFGEKYGDEVRMVEISDDDIVVSRELCGGCHVRRTGDIGSFVIKAETSAAAGVRRIEALTGEAAWHYLAEQRAKVEEFVEILGSAGSDPAEKLKLALEEKRKLVKELELLRGQVAGSAMQSLVANAKSVDGFRIVAEKVNAQNLDQLKDMGDALREQLGSGIGILAMVSEDKPTIVVVVTPDLVKKGWDAVPIVKELAKPLRGGGGGKPHLATAGGKDASALGAVLAESAEVVLRFEPVKAAE, encoded by the coding sequence ATGACCGCTGCAGAAATTCGTCAGCAATTCCTTGAGTTTTTTCGTGAACGAAATCACTTGATCGTTCCGTCCGCACCTGTCGTTCCGCAGGACGATTCGACATTGCTCTTCACCAATGCCGGTATGAATCAATTCAAGCCTTACTTCCTTGGGCAGGCAAAACCGGAATCTCCACGCATTGCCGACACACAAAAGTGCATAAGAGTCTCAGGGAAGCATAATGACCTCGAAGAAGTCGGAGTGTCTCCTTACCACCATACGTTCTTTGAGATGCTTGGGAATTGGAGTTTCGGAGACTATTTCAAACGCGAATCTATAAAGTGGGGATGGGAATTGATGACAGAAGTCTTCAATTTGCCCAAGGACAAATTGTATGCGACCGTATATGAAACAGATGATGAAGCTGAGGAAATCTGGAAGTCTGAAACAGACATAGTTCCATCTCATGTCTTGCGATTCGGGAAGAAGGACAACTGGTGGTCGATGGGCGACACGGGACCCTGCGGACCCTGCACGGAGATTCACATTGACCGTGGTCCGGACTTTGATGACGACCCGGCTGCATTTGTCAATACGGGCTCAAGGCGGTACATTGAACTCTGGAACCATGTCTTCATTCAGTTTGACTCACAGCCGGACGGAAAGTTGGTCCAACTTCCTGCCAAGCATGTTGATACCGGCGCGGGATTGGAGCGGCTAGCGACAGTTCTTGGGGGTTATAAATCGAACTACGACACGGATCTTTTTCAACCGATTATCAAAGCAATCGTCGATCGGTCAGGCAAGCCATATTCAAATGACGAGTCCGGTATTCCTCATAGAGTAATCGCCGATCACCTGCGCTGTCTGACATTTGCAATCGGCGATGGCGCCATGCCCGGTAATGAAGGCAGAGGCTACGTGCTGCGTCGAATTCTTCGCCGAGGCGCCAGATTCGGCCGAAAACTTGAATTGCATGAACCATTCCTGTTCACGCTTGTTCCTGTGCTCGTTGATACCATGGGAAAGATTTTTCCTGAGATAAAAGATCGGCATGCACACATTGCTCGTGTAATTGAGGCTGAGGAATCGCACTTCGGGAAGACATTGGACCGCGGTTTGGAGCAGTTTGATTCCGTTGTTTCTGGATTATTGAAGAGCGGACAGAAGGAGATTCCGGGCGAAGAAGTATTCAAACTGTATGATACGTTTGGTTTCCCTCTTGACTTGACTCAATTGCTTGCACGCGAAAACGGGTTGATTGTGGATGAATCAGGCTTTCAACAGTCCATGGAACAGCAACGTGCGCGCGCCCGATCAGCTGGCGCCTTTCGAGCAGGCAAGGAAGAGTTCGTTGTTGACGGAGAATTGCCCGAAACGAGTTTTCGCGGTTACTCAACTCTGTCCGCGGCGACCAAGTTATTGCCGCTCTCTCTAGACGAAGAGACTGGTCGTCTGATTTTCACTCCCCTTGAATCACCGTTTTACGTTGAGTCGGGCGGTCAAGTTGCCGATACGGGAACAGTAGAGATTCATTGCGGTGACGAGATTACTATTGCCGAAATAACGAACGTCGTGCGACGAGATAAGGCCATTCTGCACTCAGCTGTCCTGTCGGGAGTGTCACCTGATCTGCGCGAGGCGGTTCATAATAAGACTTGGTTAACAGGATATTTGACTGTCTCGAGGGAACGCAGGCTTCCGACAGAGTACAATCATACCTCCACTCATTTGCTGCATGCGGCTTTACGATCGACCTTTGGCGATCACGTTCATCAAGCAGGTTCGTATGTCGGTCCTGATTACCTTAGATTTGACTATACGCACTTCAATAAGCCGACGCATGAGGAACTCTTCAACATCGAACGGCAAGTGAATGACTGGATTCGTGGAAACTTTGCCGTGACACCTCAAGTTCTGCCGCTGAAGAAGGCCCAATCTCTCGGGGCAATGGCACTGTTTGGTGAAAAGTACGGCGACGAAGTCCGCATGGTGGAAATTTCGGATGACGACATAGTTGTATCCCGGGAACTTTGCGGTGGTTGCCATGTGAGGCGAACTGGTGATATCGGTTCCTTTGTCATCAAAGCAGAAACGTCTGCAGCCGCCGGCGTCCGTAGAATCGAAGCGCTTACAGGGGAGGCTGCTTGGCATTATCTTGCCGAACAAAGGGCTAAAGTAGAAGAGTTCGTGGAGATACTAGGCAGCGCTGGCAGCGATCCTGCCGAAAAGCTTAAACTGGCGTTAGAGGAGAAACGCAAGCTTGTGAAGGAGCTTGAGCTGTTACGCGGGCAGGTCGCCGGCTCTGCAATGCAGTCGCTGGTCGCTAACGCCAAGAGTGTCGACGGCTTCCGCATCGTCGCTGAAAAAGTGAATGCTCAAAACTTGGATCAGCTTAAAGACATGGGCGATGCATTACGTGAACAGCTTGGCAGCGGAATTGGTATTCTAGCCATGGTCTCAGAAGACAAACCAACTATAGTTGTCGTAGTCACTCCTGACTTGGTAAAGAAAGGCTGGGACGCAGTGCCAATTGTAAAGGAACTTGCAAAGCCCTTGCGGGGTGGTGGCGGCGGCAAGCCGCATTTGGCTACTGCAGGCGGAAAGGACGCGAGTGCACTTGGAGCCGTTCTCGCCGAAAGTGCGGAAGTGGTATTGCGATTTGAACCCGTAAAGGCAGCAGAATGA